The following is a genomic window from Bacteroidia bacterium.
CTTTGGTACGGATACCACCCGGCCCATCCAGGAAAGGGAAACCATAGAGTCCTTCGACAGCCTGCGTTTAGGACCATTGGCTCTCACACCGGAGGTCATTATCCGGATGCAACAGAAGCCCGAGGAACTGGGCCTGGAAGAGTTCCGTGACTATATCGAGCGGCAGCGTCTGGCAGGGAGCGACATCGCGCGTTTGCGGGTGGATTATCACGGGAAGATCGCCTTTCCTTTCGCTTCACTCATCGTAGTCTTCTTCGGGGTGCCTTTCGCTTCCGTCAAGCGCCGCAGCGGTCTGGCCGTGCAGTTCGGTATCAGCATCTTCCTTTTATTCGTGTACATGGTGAGCCAGAAACTCAGCCAGATTTTTGGTTATAATGGGAATATCCACCCTCTGCTGGCTGCCTGGCTGCCGAATCTGTTGTTCCTCGCCGCCGGCGGTACCATTCTTTTCAGGGTGCAAAAATAGCCTTGAATTTCATCAACCTTCATCGTTACCTTAATAGGCTGTGGTCGATTTTCGACTTCAGCTCGATTGCCTCGTTTTACGCTGGAAAGAGAAAATGAGAATAGCACGTGATTTTCACTGGGAGATGGGGCACCGCCTGCCGTTTCACCAGAGCGGCTGCGCCAACATTCATGGACATTCCTATCGCCTCACGGTGGAGCTCACCGGCCGTCTCGATGCCAACGGCATGTTGATGGATTATGGGGAGATGAAGCGTCTTATCATGCCGTTGATCGACGAGCTCGATCACGCGTTTCTGTGTGACGACAAGGACACACTTATGCTGAATTTTCTGAGCGGCAGCGGCCTCAAGTACAAAATCGTCCCCTTCACTTCGACAGCGGAAAACCTC
Proteins encoded in this region:
- a CDS encoding 6-pyruvoyl tetrahydropterin synthase family protein, which translates into the protein MRIARDFHWEMGHRLPFHQSGCANIHGHSYRLTVELTGRLDANGMLMDYGEMKRLIMPLIDELDHAFLCDDKDTLMLNFLSGSGLKYKIVPFTSTAENLSLYLLDELWKVFESKAEVTALKLRLRETEISYAEVERSRTA